In Herbaspirillum seropedicae, a single window of DNA contains:
- a CDS encoding sensor histidine kinase: MAGTPRRLGSLRSQLVRWLLIPLTLLVAVDAVSVYYNALEVADLAYDRSLLASTRALAERVSVVDGHVTADVPYVALDSFETDNLGRIYYKVTGLNGELVSGYDDLPPVPPDVKRSEVYPALVRFYQADYHDQPVRIAALLQPVYDDSIRGIALIQVGETMEGRNGMTRKILFDTLWRQGTLVTVAALLVWFAVRFVLRPLMQLKGEVESRAPTDLSGFDTALVHKEMRPLVQAMNGYMGRLQALISAQRRFIADASHQLRTPLTVLKTQSELTLRELRREQVDAAELRDLVEGMARTTDAAVHLANRLLTLARAEHGAAEGGTMPLSLSDAARQVALELSQQAVSREIGLAFEEEGDVSIEANALLLHELMVNLLDNAIRYTPAGGHVTLRVRAQSSPGQPTVALLEVEDSGPGIPAAEREKVFEPFYRAGATQHVNPGGTGLGLSIVREIAAMHRASVTLDAPAQGSGLVVRIVFQGVVQLRV, encoded by the coding sequence ATGGCGGGCACGCCGCGCCGCCTGGGCAGCCTGCGCAGCCAGCTGGTGCGCTGGCTGCTCATTCCGCTGACCCTGCTGGTGGCGGTGGATGCAGTCTCGGTCTACTACAACGCGCTGGAAGTGGCCGACCTGGCCTATGACCGTTCGCTGCTGGCCTCCACCCGCGCGCTGGCCGAGCGGGTCTCGGTGGTCGATGGCCACGTCACGGCCGATGTGCCCTATGTGGCGCTGGACAGCTTCGAGACCGACAACCTGGGCCGCATCTACTACAAGGTCACTGGCCTGAACGGCGAGCTGGTGTCCGGCTACGACGACCTGCCGCCGGTGCCGCCCGATGTCAAGCGCTCGGAAGTCTATCCAGCCCTGGTGCGCTTCTACCAGGCCGACTATCACGACCAGCCGGTGCGCATCGCCGCGCTCTTGCAACCGGTGTATGACGACAGCATACGCGGCATCGCCTTGATCCAGGTCGGCGAGACCATGGAAGGGCGCAATGGCATGACCCGCAAGATCCTGTTCGACACGCTATGGCGGCAAGGCACGCTGGTGACGGTGGCGGCCTTGCTGGTGTGGTTCGCGGTGCGCTTCGTGCTGCGTCCGCTGATGCAGTTGAAGGGCGAGGTGGAGTCACGCGCGCCGACCGACCTGTCCGGTTTCGATACGGCGCTGGTGCACAAGGAAATGCGTCCGCTGGTGCAGGCCATGAATGGCTACATGGGACGGTTGCAAGCCTTGATCAGCGCGCAGCGACGCTTCATCGCCGACGCCTCGCACCAGCTGCGCACGCCGCTGACGGTATTGAAGACGCAATCCGAACTGACCCTGCGCGAACTGCGCCGCGAGCAGGTGGACGCCGCCGAACTGCGCGATCTGGTCGAGGGCATGGCGCGCACTACCGACGCCGCCGTGCACCTGGCCAACCGCCTGCTCACGCTGGCGCGCGCCGAACATGGCGCGGCCGAAGGCGGGACCATGCCGCTCTCGCTCAGCGATGCGGCGCGCCAGGTGGCGCTGGAGCTGTCGCAGCAGGCGGTCTCACGCGAGATCGGGCTGGCCTTCGAGGAAGAGGGAGATGTCAGCATAGAGGCCAATGCCCTGCTGCTGCATGAACTGATGGTGAACCTGCTGGACAATGCGATCCGCTATACCCCGGCTGGCGGCCACGTGACCTTGCGGGTACGCGCCCAGAGCAGTCCGGGGCAGCCCACCGTGGCATTGCTGGAAGTGGAAGACAGCGGCCCCGGCATCCCCGCGGCCGAGCGCGAGAAGGTGTTCGAACCCTTCTACCGAGCCGGCGCGACCCAGCACGTCAATCCGGGCGGCACCGGCCTGGGCTTGTCCATCGTGCGCGAGATCGCTGCCATGCACCGGGCCAGCGTGACGCTGGATGCACCGGCGCAGGGATCAGGACTGGTGGTGAGAATCGTCTTTCAGGGTGTGGTGCAGTTGCGGGTGTGA
- a CDS encoding methyl-accepting chemotaxis protein, producing MKLKDIKISVRLAVCFAVLIGVMCLITGVGMKSLSSISKSSALIVEDRYEKIALAVEIRDNVNGAARNLRNALLGRNLEEATRYLDRSAANSAKTTEALGKMEKILSTARGRELFQSIQEARSAYNTPRDKLRELIKQQKKEEAVELLFTQVIPAQDKYFQVLDQFVAFQKSLMEQSVTEGRDTTQSAIAMMLGLSAVAIALCVIAAWLVTRSITRPLNEAVSVASAVAAGDLTVQIGATSKDETGALLAALKSMNDSLHRIVSEVRQGSDTINTASAEIATGNLDLSSRTEEQAGALEETASAMEELTSTVKQNADNARQANSLAATASEVAVQGGSVVGQVVQTMGEINDASRKIVDIISVIDGIAFQTNILALNAAVEAARAGEQGRGFAVVASEVRTLAQRSASAAKEIKALIDDSVSRVDNGSRLVEQAGTTMTEVVASVRRVTDVVAEISAASNEQSDGIEQINHAITQMDQVTQQNAALVEEAAAAAQSLQEQSTRLSATVSVFKLSSHDTPHAAAPRKPAPAQAASRPAAAATVRTAPSKPAAVLASSASPASPASTTPKALPSKPAAPASAKAGSKAMAADDGDWEQF from the coding sequence ATGAAACTCAAGGACATCAAGATCAGCGTGAGGCTGGCGGTTTGCTTTGCGGTATTGATTGGGGTGATGTGTCTGATCACCGGCGTGGGGATGAAAAGCCTCTCCAGCATCAGCAAGTCCTCTGCGCTGATAGTGGAAGACCGCTACGAGAAGATCGCCCTGGCCGTCGAAATCCGCGACAACGTCAATGGCGCGGCGCGCAACCTGCGTAACGCCCTGCTGGGCCGCAACCTGGAAGAGGCGACCCGCTACCTCGATCGCAGCGCCGCCAACAGCGCCAAGACGACCGAGGCGCTGGGCAAGATGGAGAAGATATTGTCGACCGCGCGTGGTCGCGAGCTGTTCCAGTCCATCCAGGAGGCGCGCTCGGCCTACAACACGCCGCGCGACAAGCTGCGCGAGCTGATCAAGCAGCAGAAGAAGGAAGAGGCCGTCGAGTTGCTGTTTACCCAGGTGATCCCGGCCCAGGACAAGTATTTCCAGGTGCTCGACCAATTCGTGGCCTTCCAGAAATCGCTGATGGAGCAGAGCGTGACCGAAGGCCGCGACACCACCCAGTCCGCCATCGCCATGATGCTGGGCCTGTCGGCCGTGGCCATCGCCTTGTGCGTCATCGCCGCCTGGCTGGTCACGCGTTCCATCACCCGTCCGCTCAACGAGGCTGTCAGTGTGGCCAGCGCGGTCGCGGCGGGCGACCTGACCGTGCAGATCGGCGCCACCTCCAAGGATGAGACCGGTGCGCTCCTGGCCGCCCTCAAGTCCATGAATGACAGCCTGCACCGCATCGTCAGCGAAGTGCGCCAGGGCAGCGATACCATCAATACCGCTTCGGCCGAGATTGCCACCGGCAACCTCGACCTGTCCTCGCGCACCGAAGAACAGGCCGGCGCGCTGGAAGAAACCGCCTCGGCCATGGAAGAGCTGACCTCCACCGTCAAGCAGAACGCCGACAACGCCCGCCAGGCCAACAGCCTCGCCGCCACCGCTTCGGAAGTGGCGGTGCAGGGCGGCAGCGTGGTGGGACAGGTGGTGCAGACCATGGGAGAGATCAACGACGCTTCGCGCAAGATCGTGGACATCATCAGCGTCATCGACGGCATTGCCTTCCAGACCAACATCCTGGCCCTGAACGCCGCCGTGGAAGCAGCGCGCGCCGGTGAACAAGGGCGCGGCTTCGCAGTGGTGGCCTCCGAAGTGCGTACGCTGGCCCAGCGCAGCGCCTCGGCCGCCAAGGAGATCAAGGCCCTCATCGATGATTCGGTCAGCCGCGTGGACAATGGCAGCCGCCTGGTGGAACAGGCCGGCACGACCATGACCGAAGTGGTGGCCAGCGTGCGGCGCGTCACCGATGTGGTGGCCGAGATTTCGGCGGCCAGCAACGAACAGAGCGACGGCATCGAGCAGATCAACCACGCCATCACGCAGATGGATCAGGTGACGCAGCAGAACGCCGCCCTGGTCGAAGAGGCCGCTGCGGCAGCCCAATCGCTGCAGGAACAATCGACGCGCCTGTCGGCGACCGTCAGCGTGTTCAAGCTCAGCAGCCACGACACCCCGCATGCGGCCGCACCGCGCAAGCCTGCGCCGGCGCAGGCTGCGTCCAGGCCGGCAGCCGCCGCTACCGTGCGCACCGCGCCGTCCAAGCCGGCCGCTGTCCTGGCTTCCTCGGCTTCCCCGGCTTCCCCGGCTTCCACTACGCCCAAGGCGCTGCCGTCCAAGCCAGCCGCGCCAGCCAGCGCCAAGGCCGGCAGCAAGGCCATGGCGGCGGACGATGGGGATTGGGAACAGTTCTGA
- a CDS encoding HAL/PAL/TAL family ammonia-lyase, producing MSTITIDGFNLTAAQVVSVARAPHLKVALADSSRAALKQSRDYIESTWMHDEAPMMYSFNTGVGLLKDTRIKVEHIELFQTQLIRAHSAGIGEAFSEEVSRATMLLRANAFASNYSAPRVEVVDRLLAFINAGIHPIMPQKGSVGASGDLAPLAYLAAAIAGFDEAEVMYQGQRMRATEAIEQAGIGPVKFDLKAKDASALINGCTASLAVAILAAHDARHLLTDACLSLGLTLEAMRAEMSAFDPRIQQARPHAGQIKTAEVIRTLLQGSTRTTHAARAVQLPDELRRTDIAYTARIQDVYSLRCAPQVYGPVFDALDYIDTIIEKETNSATDNPLIFHKEEGEGFEIISGGNFHGQYLAQAMDLLAMAITDLGSICERRIARLIDPTLSWGLPRNLMSGVRGVNTGYPVVQCSMSSLVMENRTLCMPGSVDSIPSKGNSEDHISNSTWCARKAMTVVQNTQYIVGVEMLLAAQALTMTEALLKDFVLGQGTQAAYAEIRRQIPACLDGDRWFHDDVQAAHGFVVSGSVRNAVLAAIGEFV from the coding sequence ATGTCTACCATCACCATCGACGGATTCAACCTCACCGCCGCGCAAGTCGTCAGCGTGGCCCGCGCTCCCCACCTGAAGGTCGCGCTGGCCGACTCCTCCCGCGCCGCCTTGAAGCAAAGCCGCGACTACATCGAAAGCACCTGGATGCACGATGAAGCGCCCATGATGTACAGCTTCAACACCGGCGTGGGCCTGTTGAAGGACACCCGCATCAAGGTCGAGCACATCGAGCTGTTCCAGACCCAGCTGATCCGCGCCCACAGCGCCGGCATCGGCGAAGCTTTCTCCGAAGAAGTCAGCCGCGCCACCATGCTCCTGCGCGCCAACGCCTTCGCCTCGAACTACTCGGCCCCGCGCGTGGAAGTGGTGGACCGCCTGTTGGCCTTCATCAATGCCGGCATCCACCCCATCATGCCGCAGAAGGGCTCGGTGGGCGCGTCCGGCGACCTCGCACCGCTGGCCTATCTGGCGGCCGCCATCGCCGGCTTCGACGAGGCCGAGGTGATGTACCAGGGCCAGCGCATGCGCGCCACAGAGGCCATCGAACAGGCCGGCATCGGCCCGGTGAAGTTCGACCTCAAGGCCAAGGATGCCTCGGCCCTCATCAATGGCTGCACGGCCTCGCTGGCCGTGGCCATCCTGGCCGCGCATGACGCCCGCCACCTGCTGACCGACGCGTGCCTGTCGCTGGGCCTGACGCTGGAAGCGATGCGCGCCGAGATGTCGGCCTTCGATCCGCGCATCCAGCAGGCGCGTCCGCATGCGGGGCAGATCAAGACAGCCGAGGTGATCCGCACGCTCCTGCAGGGTTCCACCCGCACCACCCATGCGGCGCGCGCCGTGCAGCTGCCCGATGAGCTGCGCCGCACCGATATTGCTTACACCGCGCGCATCCAGGACGTCTATTCGCTGCGCTGCGCGCCGCAGGTGTATGGCCCGGTCTTCGATGCGCTGGACTATATCGACACCATCATCGAGAAGGAGACCAACTCCGCCACCGACAATCCGCTGATCTTCCACAAGGAAGAGGGCGAGGGTTTCGAAATCATTTCCGGCGGCAACTTCCACGGCCAGTACCTGGCGCAGGCCATGGACCTGCTGGCCATGGCCATCACCGATCTCGGCAGCATCTGCGAGCGCCGCATTGCGCGCCTGATCGACCCGACCCTGTCCTGGGGCCTGCCGCGCAACCTGATGAGCGGCGTGCGCGGCGTCAACACCGGTTACCCGGTGGTGCAGTGCTCCATGAGTTCGCTGGTGATGGAAAACCGCACCCTGTGCATGCCGGGCAGCGTCGACAGCATCCCTTCCAAGGGCAATAGCGAAGACCACATCTCCAATTCCACCTGGTGCGCCCGCAAGGCCATGACGGTGGTGCAGAACACCCAGTACATCGTTGGCGTGGAAATGCTGCTGGCCGCGCAGGCGCTGACCATGACTGAAGCGCTGCTCAAGGACTTCGTGCTGGGCCAGGGCACCCAGGCCGCCTATGCAGAGATCCGCCGCCAGATCCCGGCCTGCCTGGACGGCGACCGCTGGTTCCACGACGATGTGCAGGCCGCCCATGGCTTCGTGGTCAGCGGGTCGGTGCGCAATGCCGTGCTCGCCGCGATAGGGGAATTCGTCTGA
- a CDS encoding allantoate amidohydrolase: MKAVPEPFQQAGRQAMQWAQQLAQHTESPGMLTRTYLTPQHQAAAAALARWMEEAGMRVRRDNAGNVIGRYEAAPGHESAPSFVTGSHFDTVRNGGWYDGNLGIVLPLACIARWHRQGQRFAFPIEVIGFAEEEGVRFKATLLGSRTVAGTFDQAVLENRDSDGVTMRAAIRAAGLDPDGIAADAWQPGSMAAFVEVHIEQGPLLLNEDLPVGVVTAISGASRFMAEVHGLAGHAGTVPMHLRRDAAMAAAEIGLYIERRCSIKPELVGTMGLLEVVQGAANVVPGLASFSIDIRAEDDSDRLAAVADVKAEIDRIAARRQVQLALRQTHEAASVPCAPRLQAALAQSIAAAGWPVRHLPSGAGHDAMALAGLADVAMLFVRCGNGGISHHPDETMTEADAAIAAQVFSHLVEQFQP; the protein is encoded by the coding sequence ATGAAAGCCGTTCCAGAGCCGTTCCAGCAGGCTGGCCGCCAGGCCATGCAGTGGGCGCAGCAATTGGCCCAGCACACCGAAAGCCCCGGCATGCTGACCCGGACCTACCTGACCCCGCAGCACCAGGCCGCCGCCGCCGCGCTGGCGCGCTGGATGGAAGAGGCCGGCATGCGCGTGCGGCGCGACAACGCCGGCAATGTCATCGGCCGCTACGAGGCCGCGCCCGGCCATGAAAGCGCTCCCTCCTTCGTCACCGGCTCGCACTTCGACACGGTGCGCAATGGCGGTTGGTACGACGGCAACCTGGGCATCGTCCTGCCCCTGGCGTGTATTGCCCGCTGGCATCGCCAGGGTCAGCGCTTTGCCTTTCCCATCGAGGTGATCGGCTTTGCCGAGGAAGAGGGCGTGCGCTTCAAGGCCACGCTCCTGGGCAGCCGCACCGTGGCCGGCACCTTCGACCAGGCGGTGCTGGAGAACCGCGACAGCGACGGCGTCACCATGCGCGCGGCCATCCGCGCCGCCGGGCTGGACCCTGACGGGATTGCCGCCGATGCCTGGCAGCCCGGTTCCATGGCGGCCTTCGTGGAAGTGCATATCGAGCAAGGTCCCTTGCTGCTCAATGAAGACCTGCCGGTGGGCGTGGTCACCGCCATCTCCGGCGCCAGCCGCTTCATGGCCGAGGTGCATGGCCTGGCCGGCCATGCCGGCACCGTGCCCATGCACCTGCGCCGCGACGCCGCCATGGCCGCCGCCGAGATCGGCCTCTACATCGAACGCCGCTGCAGCATCAAGCCGGAGCTGGTGGGCACCATGGGCCTCTTGGAGGTGGTGCAGGGCGCGGCCAACGTGGTGCCGGGACTGGCCAGCTTTTCCATCGACATCCGCGCCGAGGACGATAGCGACCGCCTGGCCGCGGTGGCCGACGTCAAGGCCGAGATCGACCGTATCGCCGCGCGCCGCCAGGTGCAGCTTGCATTGCGCCAGACCCATGAGGCCGCCAGCGTGCCGTGCGCGCCGCGTCTGCAGGCCGCGCTGGCGCAATCCATTGCCGCAGCCGGCTGGCCGGTGCGCCACCTGCCATCCGGCGCGGGCCACGACGCCATGGCCCTGGCCGGCCTGGCCGACGTGGCCATGCTGTTCGTGCGCTGCGGCAACGGCGGCATCAGCCATCACCCCGACGAGACCATGACCGAAGCCGACGCCGCCATTGCGGCCCAGGTCTTCAGCCACCTGGTCGAGCAGTTCCAGCCCTGA
- the dctA gene encoding C4-dicarboxylate transporter DctA, with amino-acid sequence MSKLFKSLFGQVVLALIGGIIIGLFWPDFGQNLKPLGDGFIKLIKMIIPVIVFCVVVQGICGASDLKKVGSVGVKAIIYFEVVTTIALLLGLVLALVVQPGAGMNIDPSNLDASSLSGYMANAGKVKETGFAEFIMKLIPATAVSAFTSGDVLQVLLISVTFGCALLLIGEKGAPVVALVASLSDAFFKCMSFFIRLAPLGVLGAIAFTVGKYGIGSLKQLALLVLLFYGAVIFFVLVVLGGILRASGLSIFKLIRYLREELVVVLATTSSDSVLPQIMKKLEHMGIKKSTVGLVIPTGYSFNLDAFSIYLTMAALFIAQATNTHLSMGDLAAILAIALVTSKGAHGVPGSAIVILAATLTTIPAIPVVGLVLVLSIDWFIGIARALGNLLGNCVATVVIASWERDIDKVRARAVLNGESVAPLVEENPVIELMGVTVKPAQLG; translated from the coding sequence GTGAGCAAACTATTCAAATCCTTGTTCGGGCAGGTGGTCCTTGCCCTGATCGGCGGGATCATCATCGGGCTCTTCTGGCCGGACTTCGGCCAGAACCTCAAACCCCTGGGCGATGGCTTCATCAAGCTGATCAAGATGATCATCCCGGTGATCGTGTTCTGCGTGGTGGTGCAGGGCATCTGCGGCGCCAGTGACCTGAAGAAGGTCGGCAGCGTGGGCGTGAAGGCCATCATCTACTTCGAAGTGGTGACCACCATCGCCTTGCTGCTGGGCCTGGTGCTGGCGCTGGTGGTGCAGCCGGGCGCGGGCATGAACATCGACCCCAGCAACCTGGACGCCAGCAGCCTCTCGGGCTACATGGCCAATGCCGGCAAGGTCAAGGAAACCGGCTTTGCCGAATTCATCATGAAGCTGATCCCGGCCACCGCCGTGAGCGCCTTCACCTCCGGCGACGTGCTGCAGGTGCTGCTGATCTCGGTGACCTTCGGCTGCGCATTGCTGCTCATCGGTGAAAAAGGCGCGCCCGTGGTGGCGCTGGTGGCGTCGCTGTCGGACGCCTTCTTCAAGTGCATGTCCTTCTTCATCCGCCTGGCGCCCCTGGGCGTGCTGGGGGCGATTGCCTTCACGGTCGGCAAGTACGGCATCGGTTCGTTGAAGCAGCTGGCGCTCTTGGTGCTGCTGTTCTACGGTGCGGTGATCTTCTTCGTGCTGGTGGTGCTGGGCGGCATCCTGCGCGCCAGCGGGCTGTCCATCTTCAAGCTGATCCGCTACCTGCGCGAAGAGCTGGTGGTGGTGCTGGCCACCACTTCCTCGGACAGCGTGCTGCCGCAGATCATGAAGAAGCTGGAGCACATGGGCATCAAGAAATCCACCGTGGGCCTGGTGATCCCGACCGGCTATTCCTTCAACCTGGACGCCTTCTCGATCTACCTGACCATGGCGGCGCTGTTCATCGCCCAGGCCACCAATACCCACCTGTCCATGGGCGACCTGGCCGCCATCCTGGCCATCGCCCTGGTGACCTCCAAGGGTGCGCACGGCGTGCCGGGCTCGGCCATCGTGATCCTGGCGGCCACGCTGACCACCATCCCGGCCATTCCCGTGGTGGGCCTGGTGCTGGTGCTGTCCATCGACTGGTTCATCGGCATCGCCCGCGCGCTGGGCAACCTGCTGGGCAATTGCGTGGCCACCGTGGTCATCGCCAGCTGGGAAAGGGATATCGACAAGGTGCGCGCCCGCGCCGTGCTCAATGGTGAGAGCGTGGCGCCGCTGGTGGAGGAAAACCCGGTCATCGAACTCATGGGCGTGACCGTCAAGCCGGCCCAGCTGGGATGA
- a CDS encoding GntR family transcriptional regulator has protein sequence MTDSAPAPDSSDAIASDIAANIAAQRLPPGAKLPEEALARVYQVSRTKIRAALVMLAKDKLVDLIPDKGAFVSKPTVEETRNIFFVRRTLESAMVREFVARATPEDYARLEAHLELERQAVSDDNMQVRSTLLSDFHILLARIVGNDVLTDILEKLAGRSALITMLYQSTRDAACSSEEHRAFIAAARAGDTERAMELMEHHLLHVEQALAFEPKAGPRKDLLRELLS, from the coding sequence ATGACTGATTCCGCGCCCGCTCCCGACAGTTCCGACGCCATCGCCAGCGACATCGCCGCCAATATCGCGGCGCAACGCCTGCCGCCCGGCGCCAAGCTGCCCGAGGAAGCGCTGGCGCGGGTCTACCAGGTCAGCCGCACCAAGATCCGCGCCGCCCTGGTCATGCTGGCCAAGGACAAGCTGGTGGACCTGATCCCCGACAAGGGGGCCTTTGTCAGCAAGCCCACGGTGGAAGAAACACGCAACATCTTCTTCGTGCGACGCACGCTGGAATCGGCCATGGTGCGCGAGTTCGTCGCGCGCGCTACGCCCGAGGACTATGCCCGGCTGGAAGCCCACCTGGAGCTGGAACGCCAGGCTGTCTCGGATGACAACATGCAGGTGCGCTCCACCCTCCTGAGCGACTTCCATATCCTCTTGGCGCGCATCGTGGGCAACGACGTGCTCACCGACATCCTCGAAAAGCTGGCCGGCCGCAGCGCCCTCATCACCATGTTGTACCAGTCCACCCGCGACGCCGCCTGCTCCAGCGAGGAGCACCGCGCCTTCATCGCCGCCGCCCGCGCCGGCGACACCGAGCGCGCCATGGAACTGATGGAACACCACCTGCTGCATGTGGAACAGGCCCTGGCCTTCGAGCCCAAGGCCGGTCCGCGCAAGGATCTGCTGCGCGAACTGCTGTCCTGA
- a CDS encoding methyl-accepting chemotaxis protein: MFNSIKARILFYTITLLIASLAVVGTVSFFIIKLDNDRAIERNAESVASGFGSTINEWVAARTAMTVAAADGVLNADPVFVIKTLQKSGGFYVTTLGKEDKTAFTSAAEGLPAGYDPTARPWYKQAVAAGKPVLTKPYTDVATKKPMVSFTAPVMQNGQRAGVVAAAMFLDGVSDVVRSIHPTPASFAFLVDRDGLMLAHPDGQWVNKPAKEWNAELTPERLNALAADDKASEVMLEGAAKLVKGVPIKGTEWTLMLAMDKADVTAGLRNASRSALIALVLVALVAAGIMSLITTAVFQRLSRVRRAMDNLSSGNGDLTLRLTEDGSDEVTQISRSFNTFVNQITGILQDVRRSSDTVKISSTEIATGNQDLSARTEQQAGALEETASAMEELTSTVQQNSENARRANELAGNASKIAAQGGEVVGNVVSTMEAINASSRQIADIITVIDGIAFQTNILALNAAVEAARAGEQGRGFAVVASEVRSLAQRSAQAAKEIKVLIDSSVSKVADGGVLVTQAGQTMEQIVASIRDVSVIVSEIAHASAEQNGGIQEVNLAITHIDEGTQQNAALVEQAAAAARSLQDEAHRLSVLVGGFKM, encoded by the coding sequence ATGTTCAACTCCATCAAAGCACGCATCCTGTTCTATACGATCACCCTGCTCATCGCCAGCCTGGCCGTGGTCGGAACGGTCTCGTTCTTCATCATCAAGCTCGATAACGATCGCGCCATCGAACGCAATGCGGAGTCGGTGGCCAGCGGCTTCGGCTCCACCATCAATGAATGGGTCGCCGCCCGCACCGCCATGACGGTGGCCGCCGCCGATGGGGTGTTGAACGCCGATCCGGTGTTTGTCATCAAGACGCTGCAAAAGAGCGGCGGCTTCTACGTCACCACCCTGGGCAAGGAAGACAAGACCGCTTTCACCTCGGCCGCCGAAGGCCTGCCGGCAGGCTATGATCCGACCGCCCGCCCCTGGTACAAGCAGGCCGTGGCGGCGGGCAAGCCGGTGCTGACCAAGCCCTACACCGACGTTGCGACCAAGAAGCCGATGGTGTCCTTCACCGCACCGGTGATGCAGAACGGCCAGCGCGCCGGCGTGGTGGCGGCGGCCATGTTCCTGGATGGCGTCTCCGATGTGGTGCGCTCGATCCACCCGACGCCGGCCAGCTTCGCCTTCCTGGTGGACCGCGACGGCCTGATGCTGGCCCACCCCGATGGCCAGTGGGTCAACAAGCCGGCCAAGGAATGGAATGCCGAACTCACCCCCGAGCGACTCAACGCCCTGGCCGCGGATGACAAGGCCAGCGAAGTGATGCTCGAAGGCGCAGCCAAGCTGGTCAAGGGCGTGCCCATCAAGGGCACCGAATGGACCCTCATGCTGGCCATGGACAAGGCCGACGTCACCGCCGGCCTGCGCAATGCCTCGCGCTCGGCGCTCATCGCCCTGGTGCTGGTGGCCCTGGTGGCAGCCGGCATCATGAGCCTGATCACCACCGCCGTGTTCCAGCGCCTCTCGCGCGTGCGCCGCGCCATGGACAACCTGTCTTCCGGCAATGGCGACCTGACATTGCGCCTGACCGAAGACGGCAGCGATGAAGTCACGCAGATCTCGCGCTCCTTCAACACCTTCGTCAACCAGATCACCGGCATCCTGCAGGACGTGCGGCGCAGCAGCGACACCGTCAAGATCTCCTCCACCGAGATCGCCACCGGCAACCAGGATCTCTCGGCGCGCACCGAGCAACAGGCCGGCGCGCTGGAAGAAACCGCCTCGGCCATGGAAGAGCTGACCTCGACTGTGCAGCAGAACTCCGAAAACGCCCGCCGCGCCAACGAGCTGGCCGGCAATGCCTCCAAGATCGCCGCCCAGGGCGGTGAAGTGGTCGGCAACGTGGTCTCGACCATGGAAGCCATCAATGCTTCCTCGCGCCAGATCGCCGACATCATCACGGTCATCGACGGCATCGCCTTCCAGACCAACATCCTGGCCCTGAACGCCGCCGTGGAAGCGGCGCGCGCCGGTGAACAGGGACGCGGCTTCGCCGTGGTGGCCTCGGAAGTGCGCTCGCTGGCCCAGCGCAGCGCCCAGGCGGCCAAGGAAATCAAGGTGCTCATCGACAGCTCGGTCTCCAAGGTGGCCGATGGCGGCGTGCTGGTGACCCAGGCGGGCCAGACCATGGAACAGATCGTGGCCAGCATCCGTGACGTCAGCGTGATCGTCAGCGAGATCGCCCATGCCAGCGCCGAGCAGAACGGCGGCATCCAGGAAGTGAACCTGGCCATCACCCACATCGACGAAGGCACGCAGCAGAACGCGGCGCTGGTGGAACAGGCTGCAGCCGCGGCGCGCTCGCTGCAGGATGAAGCGCACCGGCTGTCGGTGCTGGTGGGCGGCTTCAAGATGTAA
- a CDS encoding biliverdin-producing heme oxygenase, whose product MKPVATPAPSLSARLKADTAALHEQMHALMEQAQPFADRARYAQFVAAQYHFQRDVEHLFDDPALQAAVPDLQVRGREADALADLADLGAVPGQIDIATATVRMPEALGWLYVSEGSTLGAAFLLKQVQQRLGLDEQFGARNLAAYAEGRAVVWRRFVGFLDQAGDSPQVQEAVLAGARAAFERFGALLRRHFALA is encoded by the coding sequence ATGAAACCAGTCGCCACACCCGCCCCTTCCCTGTCGGCCCGCCTCAAGGCCGATACCGCCGCGCTGCACGAGCAGATGCATGCGCTGATGGAACAGGCCCAGCCCTTCGCCGACCGCGCGCGCTATGCGCAATTCGTGGCCGCGCAATACCATTTCCAGCGCGATGTCGAACATCTCTTCGACGATCCTGCCCTGCAGGCCGCCGTTCCCGACCTGCAGGTGCGCGGTCGCGAGGCCGACGCGCTGGCCGACCTGGCCGACCTGGGTGCCGTGCCCGGCCAGATCGATATCGCCACGGCCACGGTGCGCATGCCCGAGGCGCTGGGCTGGCTGTATGTCTCCGAAGGCTCGACCCTGGGCGCGGCCTTCCTGCTCAAGCAGGTGCAGCAACGCCTGGGCCTGGATGAGCAGTTCGGCGCGCGCAACCTGGCGGCCTATGCAGAAGGCCGCGCGGTGGTGTGGCGTCGCTTTGTCGGTTTCCTCGACCAGGCCGGGGACTCGCCGCAGGTGCAGGAGGCCGTGCTGGCCGGCGCTCGCGCCGCCTTCGAACGCTTCGGCGCCTTGCTGCGCCGCCACTTCGCGCTGGCCTGA